In one Vidua chalybeata isolate OUT-0048 chromosome 4, bVidCha1 merged haplotype, whole genome shotgun sequence genomic region, the following are encoded:
- the LOC128786964 gene encoding uncharacterized protein LOC128786964 isoform X1 produces MLQKGPHLFTLWVILGWLVLGCLHLIPSEFQQTASPELPAALDQYKSIYRKDFCWHDDYHSPIQAHVPTPSYPPLENLPKCYLPEFQPSDLTPRRAGKLEILAEPMHDLCCCSPLPAPALTDGTEGALVPREMPSANLVTYQQFAQDLYKEVMFNADKYKTKNVNSSVLMQDYSDLEWKSIYKQDFEPRRGIHAGLYTEEIRPSPVFPEDTRFNESRWVSEYADSYSIFLKKLDWSSPISAQWLPFGKDARWTPRWKLVGN; encoded by the exons ATGTTGCAGAAGGGGCCACACCTGTTCACCCtctgggtgattttggggtggcTGGTGCTGGGATGCCTCCATCTCATCCCTTCTGAGTTCCAACAGACTGCATCCCCTGAG ctgcccgCCGCGCTGGACCAGTACAAGAGCATCTATCGGAAGGACTTCTGCTGGCACGACGATTACCACTCACCCATCCAGGCGCACGTACCG ACACCTTCATACCCTCCTCTGGAAAACCTACCCAAGTGCTACCTGCCAGAGTTCCAGCCCTCTGACCTGACACCACGGCGGGCGGGGAAGCTGGAGATTCTCGCGGAGCCCATGCACgacctgtgctgctgctcgccccttccagctcctgctctgacaGATGGAACGGAGG GGGCGTTGGTGCCAAGGGAGATGCCATCTGCTAACTTGGTCACCTACCAGCAGTTCGCCCAGGATTTGTACAAGGAAGTGATGTTCAATGCTGATAAATACAAAACCAAGAATGTGAACTCATCTGTTTTAATGCAAG ACTACTCTGACCTTGAGTGGAAAAGTATCTACAAGCAAGATTTCGAGCCCCGGAGAGGAATCCATGCTGGATTATACACAGAGGAGATAAGGCCTTCTCCCGTTTTCCCTGAAGATACCCGCTTCAATGA GAGCCGCTGGGTTTCTGAGTATGCAGACAGCTACAGCATCTTCCTGAAGAAGCTGGACTGGTCCTCTCCCATCTCTGCGCAatggctgccctttgggaaGGATGCGCGATGGACGCCGCGATGGAAATTGGTCGGTAACTGA
- the LOC128786964 gene encoding uncharacterized protein LOC128786964 isoform X2, with product MSWLGSWFTMEIIRGAKPWKLPAALDQYKSIYRKDFCWHDDYHSPIQAHVPTPSYPPLENLPKCYLPEFQPSDLTPRRAGKLEILAEPMHDLCCCSPLPAPALTDGTEGALVPREMPSANLVTYQQFAQDLYKEVMFNADKYKTKNVNSSVLMQDYSDLEWKSIYKQDFEPRRGIHAGLYTEEIRPSPVFPEDTRFNESRWVSEYADSYSIFLKKLDWSSPISAQWLPFGKDARWTPRWKLVGN from the exons ATGTCCTGGCTGG GTTCCTGGTTCACCATGGAGATAATAAGGGGTGCAAAGCCATGGAAG ctgcccgCCGCGCTGGACCAGTACAAGAGCATCTATCGGAAGGACTTCTGCTGGCACGACGATTACCACTCACCCATCCAGGCGCACGTACCG ACACCTTCATACCCTCCTCTGGAAAACCTACCCAAGTGCTACCTGCCAGAGTTCCAGCCCTCTGACCTGACACCACGGCGGGCGGGGAAGCTGGAGATTCTCGCGGAGCCCATGCACgacctgtgctgctgctcgccccttccagctcctgctctgacaGATGGAACGGAGG GGGCGTTGGTGCCAAGGGAGATGCCATCTGCTAACTTGGTCACCTACCAGCAGTTCGCCCAGGATTTGTACAAGGAAGTGATGTTCAATGCTGATAAATACAAAACCAAGAATGTGAACTCATCTGTTTTAATGCAAG ACTACTCTGACCTTGAGTGGAAAAGTATCTACAAGCAAGATTTCGAGCCCCGGAGAGGAATCCATGCTGGATTATACACAGAGGAGATAAGGCCTTCTCCCGTTTTCCCTGAAGATACCCGCTTCAATGA GAGCCGCTGGGTTTCTGAGTATGCAGACAGCTACAGCATCTTCCTGAAGAAGCTGGACTGGTCCTCTCCCATCTCTGCGCAatggctgccctttgggaaGGATGCGCGATGGACGCCGCGATGGAAATTGGTCGGTAACTGA
- the LOC128786964 gene encoding uncharacterized protein LOC128786964 isoform X3, with protein MEIIRGAKPWKLPAALDQYKSIYRKDFCWHDDYHSPIQAHVPTPSYPPLENLPKCYLPEFQPSDLTPRRAGKLEILAEPMHDLCCCSPLPAPALTDGTEGALVPREMPSANLVTYQQFAQDLYKEVMFNADKYKTKNVNSSVLMQDYSDLEWKSIYKQDFEPRRGIHAGLYTEEIRPSPVFPEDTRFNESRWVSEYADSYSIFLKKLDWSSPISAQWLPFGKDARWTPRWKLVGN; from the exons ATGGAGATAATAAGGGGTGCAAAGCCATGGAAG ctgcccgCCGCGCTGGACCAGTACAAGAGCATCTATCGGAAGGACTTCTGCTGGCACGACGATTACCACTCACCCATCCAGGCGCACGTACCG ACACCTTCATACCCTCCTCTGGAAAACCTACCCAAGTGCTACCTGCCAGAGTTCCAGCCCTCTGACCTGACACCACGGCGGGCGGGGAAGCTGGAGATTCTCGCGGAGCCCATGCACgacctgtgctgctgctcgccccttccagctcctgctctgacaGATGGAACGGAGG GGGCGTTGGTGCCAAGGGAGATGCCATCTGCTAACTTGGTCACCTACCAGCAGTTCGCCCAGGATTTGTACAAGGAAGTGATGTTCAATGCTGATAAATACAAAACCAAGAATGTGAACTCATCTGTTTTAATGCAAG ACTACTCTGACCTTGAGTGGAAAAGTATCTACAAGCAAGATTTCGAGCCCCGGAGAGGAATCCATGCTGGATTATACACAGAGGAGATAAGGCCTTCTCCCGTTTTCCCTGAAGATACCCGCTTCAATGA GAGCCGCTGGGTTTCTGAGTATGCAGACAGCTACAGCATCTTCCTGAAGAAGCTGGACTGGTCCTCTCCCATCTCTGCGCAatggctgccctttgggaaGGATGCGCGATGGACGCCGCGATGGAAATTGGTCGGTAACTGA